Proteins co-encoded in one Cherax quadricarinatus isolate ZL_2023a unplaced genomic scaffold, ASM3850222v1 Contig3281, whole genome shotgun sequence genomic window:
- the LOC128700941 gene encoding uncharacterized protein, which translates to MKVTEVMEALESSSTLVFLDLAWPGSPRRRLHIKLDTDTMLAKQFLLLCTGQHQSGSSYLNTKLLELRNKGGSGEHVLGGDYQNNNGEGGAPLLTHQHGYQYQKSGSAGAVGSWYNPWSSKSTQFFIITRDRTDNGQWVNIFVIFPGYQPKKNQEGPGSVNVRGSRLQRSQQCIYVIH; encoded by the exons ATGAAGGTGACGGAGGTGATGGAGGCCCTGGAGTCGTCCTCCACTCTGGTATTTCTTGACCTGGCCTGGCCTGGATCACCCAGACGAAGACTCCACATCAAGCTGGATACTGACACCATGCTGGCCAAACAGTTTTTGTTGTTGTGTACTGGACAGCATCAGTCAGGCTCCTCCTACCTCAACACTAAACTGTTGGAGTTGAGGAACAAGGGTGGGTCAGGGGAGCATGTGTTGGGTGGAGACTACCAGAATAAtaatggtgagggaggagcaCCACTGCTGACTCACCAGCATGGTTACCAGTACCAGAAGTCAGGCAGTGCTGGTGCTGTGGGATCATGGTATAACCCATGGAGTAGCAAGAGTACACAGTTCTTCATCATCACCAGGGATCGCACAGATAATGGCCAGTGGGTCAATATCTTTG TGATATTTCCTGGATATCAGCCCAAGAAGAACcaagaaggacctgggagtgttaatgtcagaggatctcgccttcaaagatcacaacaatgtatctacgtcatccactag